A window of Ptychodera flava strain L36383 chromosome 1, AS_Pfla_20210202, whole genome shotgun sequence contains these coding sequences:
- the LOC139125927 gene encoding uncharacterized protein isoform X1 yields MDTNIRPLNILYRKLDSLLYPKDVDKLKEELVPKHINVADIDRLKSANAVFHYLERRGLIATNDLDLLIKVFNNLQLLSLVEEIKSFLTGRPEEYSLSSNSPPRKTQGRPTSSRRTEEEGQPASKVPKIMKADDSPSSSNDRIITQEHGETEETRVTEHTMSSPVSSDEISRKAPPIETQGDTIGEQYASSQRQQ; encoded by the exons ATGGACACCAATATCCGACCACTGAACATCCTCTACAGAAAGCTGGACAGTCTTTTATATCCAAAAGATGTTGACAAATTAAAAGAGGAACTCGTTCCTAAACATATCAACGTCGCTGATATAGATCGTCTAAAGTCAGCAAATGCTGTATTCCACTATTTAGAACGGCGTGGTCTCATTGCAACAAACGATTTAGATTTGCTGATCAAAGTGTTCAACAACCTGCAACTATTGTCATTAGTTGAAGAGATCAAATCGTTTCTGACCGGGCGGCCAGAAGAATATTCGCTTTCGTCAAACTCTCCGCCACGAAAGACACAGGGAAGACCAACATCGTCCCGGCGAACTGAAGAGGAAG GTCAACCGGCAAGCAAAGTGCCTAAGATAATGAAAGCAGACGACAGCCCTTCATCCTCAAATGATAGAATTATCACTCAAGAACATGGCGAAACTG AAGAAACCAGAGTTACAGAGCACACAATGTCATCACCTGTTTCAAGTGACGAG atCAGCCGCAAAGCACCTCCAATAGAAACCCAAg GTGATACAATTGGAGAACAATATGCGTCAAGTCAAAGACAGCAGTAA
- the LOC139125927 gene encoding uncharacterized protein isoform X2, giving the protein MDTNIRPLNILYRKLDSLLYPKDVDKLKEELVPKHINVADIDRLKSANAVFHYLERRGLIATNDLDLLIKVFNNLQLLSLVEEIKSFLTGRPEEYSLSSNSPPRKTQGRPTSSRRTEEEEETRVTEHTMSSPVSSDEISRKAPPIETQGDTIGEQYASSQRQQ; this is encoded by the exons ATGGACACCAATATCCGACCACTGAACATCCTCTACAGAAAGCTGGACAGTCTTTTATATCCAAAAGATGTTGACAAATTAAAAGAGGAACTCGTTCCTAAACATATCAACGTCGCTGATATAGATCGTCTAAAGTCAGCAAATGCTGTATTCCACTATTTAGAACGGCGTGGTCTCATTGCAACAAACGATTTAGATTTGCTGATCAAAGTGTTCAACAACCTGCAACTATTGTCATTAGTTGAAGAGATCAAATCGTTTCTGACCGGGCGGCCAGAAGAATATTCGCTTTCGTCAAACTCTCCGCCACGAAAGACACAGGGAAGACCAACATCGTCCCGGCGAACTGAAGAGGAAG AAGAAACCAGAGTTACAGAGCACACAATGTCATCACCTGTTTCAAGTGACGAG atCAGCCGCAAAGCACCTCCAATAGAAACCCAAg GTGATACAATTGGAGAACAATATGCGTCAAGTCAAAGACAGCAGTAA
- the LOC139129916 gene encoding uncharacterized protein, producing the protein MAYNLRRNTLRPLNILYRNLARHLSPNDVEKVKEELVPEHIDVADVDGLKSANAVFQYLERRGLIASTNLDLLIQVFNNLQLLPLAGEINSFLAEQSDKHSPSSKSPPQKTQGRQRKDQRKQKHEQDQKKERGKKQVSTTSRKRGKNASRRAEEEGHRVRKMRKTFKDNDTPSSSSESNITQERGETGLNKLSQLFEKLSDELGDTEHKK; encoded by the exons ATGGCTTATAACCTCAGAAGAAACACACTCAGACCACTGAATATCCTCTACAGAAATCTCGCTAGACATTTGTCTCCAAACGACGTTGAAAAAGTAAAAGAGGAACTCGTTCCTGAACATATCGACGTCGCTGATGTAGATGGTCTCAAGTCAGCAAATGCTGTATTTCAATATTTAGAACGGCGTGGTCTCATTGCATCAACAAATTTAGATTTGCTGATCCAAGTGTTCAACAACCTACAACTATTGCCATTAGCCGGAGAGATCAACTCGTTTCTGGCCGAGCAGTCCGATAAACATTCGCCTTCGTCAAAATCTCCTCCGCAAAAGACACAGGGAAGACAAAGAAAAGATCAGAGAAAACAAAAGCATGAACAAGACCAGAAAAAAGAAAGGGGCAAGAAACAGGTTTCGACAACATCAAGAAAACGTGGTAAGAATGCATCCCGGCGAGCTGAGGAGGAAG GTCACCGGGTAAGAAAAATGCGTAAGACGTTTAAAGATAACGACACCCCTTCCTCCTCAAGTGAAAGCAATATCACTCAAGAACGTGGCGAAACAG GTTTAAACAAACTATCGCAACTCTTCGAAAAGTTGTCAGATGAACTCGGAGATACAGAACACAAGAAATAA